AGTTCTTCCCGTGGGATTTCCACCTGCGGGTCATAGACTTTTGTTGAGCGTCGTGCTTCGACGAGTTGTAAGAAATCTTCCATGTTATTGCCTCCTTGATGTTTAACACAGTGTTATAATATGGTATATAAAGATTAGTTACTTACTTTTTGTAAGTTAGGTTACAATATGAACAATATAACCGACGTTTTATTTTGCGTCAAGTGATAACGATTTAGGATGTGTTGTATGAAATGGAAACAAAACTTTGTCCGAAATATGCTTCTGCTTTTGAATTGTTGGGAAAGCGGTGGATCGGGTTGATGATAAAAGTTTTATTTGACGGTGAGTGCCGGTTTAAAGATTTACATGGGAAGATTCCGAATATCAGTCAGAAGGTGCTGACTGACAGATTGAAGGAACTGGAAGAGGCCGGCATCGTCCACCGGGATGTGGTGGACGGGAAGCCGGTCAAGGTTTTATACAGTTTGACGGATAAAGGGATGGAACTGAAGCCGGTGATGGATGCAGTCCAGGACTGGGCCATGAAATGGGTAGGTCAAGAGTAGTCGCGAAAGTTGAAAACAACCTGCTCCAGTGAATCATCCTGATCGCGGGGAGTATAGAAATTGATAGGCTTTAATGCGGCATAGCTCCCTCCGACGATGATGAAGCAAAGAATGGGTAAACATAAAATACCTAGCATTGTGACAGCCTCCTTCTCAGATCACAGGGGGAAAGCACTGTGCCCCCTTGCATGATCTACTGTAAACTGTGAAACGCGTTTCATGGCAAGGGCTTTTTTTATAAAAAAAGGGGGAATGGATATGACGAATATCCGGAGCATCGCCAAGCTCGCCGGGGTTTCCGTTTCCACTGTTTCGCGGGTGTTGAATGAGCATCCGTATGTGAAAGAGGAGAAACGTCAGAAGGTTCTGGAGGCAGTTGAGCAATTAAATTATATAAAAAACGCGAATGCGGTTCATTTATCAAAAGGGAAAACGTACAGCATCGGTGTTGTGTTGCCGTATTTGAACCTTCCATACTTCGGGGAAATCCTGCAGGGGATCGCAGGGGAAGCGTTGAAGCATGGCTATCATGTTCAGCTCTTTCAAACAAATTACGATCGAGGGGCTGAGCTGGAAGCTTTTCACCGGCTGAAGATGAAGGAAGTGGACGGATTGATTCTCACGTCGAGGTCGAATCCGATTGATGTGCTTACACCTTACATAGGACCGGATGTGGTGATGTGTGAAAATATTCACGAGCCAATGTGTAAAAAGGTGTTCATCAATCATTACAAGGGTATTCGGGATGGGGTGGATTACCTTCATTCAAAAGGTCATACCAGGATCGGACTTTGCCTGCACCGGACATTCGGTACAAATAGTGAAGAGCGGATCCGTGGCTTTCACGACAGCCTGGAGTCAGCGTCTGAAAGTGCCAGAAGCGAGTGGATCTTCAATGAATGCTACGATTTGCAGGATGGACGGAATGTGGTCAGGACGTGGGCACAGCTGAAAGAAAGGCCAACTGCCATCATCGCAACGAGCGATCAAGTAGCGTCCGGCATCATCGCAGAGGCAGGGAAAAGAGGGATAAGGATACCGGAAGATCTGGCTGTCTTGAGTTTTGATAATCACCCGATTGCTGATGCGCTGGATATCACATCCTTTGAAGTGCCGATTCGGAAGATGGGGGAAGAATCCTTTAGACTATTTCTCGAAAGGGACAATCCTAACCCTGTCATTTTGGAGACGGTGCTGTTTGAACGGAGCAGTGTGTAATTTTGATAAAAGGAGGCGAAGAGACATGTTGGGAGACAAGGAAGAAAAGATTCTGATCGTTGTGATGGGAATCGTTGCAGTGATCATGTTAATGGCCCTCATCGGAAAGTTCTTTTAGTCTGTTTTTATTCTTGTCTTCATATCCCCTTGGTTTCTGCCATATGTTAGGAGTAATGAAGTGGCAGGTGAATGGGAGATGTGGTCAGAATTCAAACAGTTTATTTCAAGGGGGAATGTTTTCGAATTAGCGATTGCCGTCATCATCGGATCCGCATTCAGCAAAATTGTTGAGTCGCTTGTGCAGGACTTTATGATGCCTGCAATCGGCATCCTGTTTGGCGGGATAAACTTCGAAGGAATCCATCTTCGGATAGGGGCAGAGGTGATTGAAGTGGGGAAGTTCCTCAGTGCATTGGTTGACTTTTTGCTGGTGGCCATGAGTATTTTTCTGATGATCAAAGTGGTGAATCATCTTAAAGGAGGAGCACAGCCGTACAAGGTAAAGCAGACGACCAACCTGGAAGTGCTGCAGGAAATCAGGGATATTTTAAAGGATGATGGTAAGGGCGAGGATAATCAGTCATTACTGAAGCCGGGTGATCACCTGCCAAAGAGCGGGATGAAGATCCAGATGAGATCAGACAGAAAACTGAAGTGAATCCAGAAATTGACCTAAATCCTACTTTTATAGTAGGATTACTTTGTGTTAAAGGGGTTTTATTTCATTTTATGGACAAAGGGGTCGAAACCGTGAAAAAAATTCATATCATACATGAAAACAATGAATGGACGCGGCACTTAACCGCACGTCTGGACGAGCTTCAGCTTCCGTACGAGGAATGGTTCCTGGATCAGGGAATCGTTAATTTATCTGAAGAGCCGCCGGAAGGGATATATTATAATCGCATCAGTGCTTCTTCCCATACCCGGAACCACCGCTTCGCACCTGAGTTGACGGAAAGTGTCCTTTCCTGGCTGGAGCGGCATGGACGGACCGTCTTGAACGGGAGCCGGGCACTGCGGTTGGAAGTAAGCAAGGTGAACCAGTACATGGCGTTGAACGCGTCAGGGATCAAGACGCCGAAAACGATTGCAGCCGTAGGGAAAAAGCAAATCATCGAGGCGGCAGAGAAACTCAGTGAAACATCATTTATTACAAAGCATAACCGGGCAGGAAAAGGTCTTGGCGTACGGCTGTTTCATTCTGTTGAAGCCTTGAAGGCGTATGTCGACAGTGATGATTTCGAAGAGCCATTGGACGGCACGACCTTGATCCAGCAATATATTGAATCCCCGGATGCGTCGATTACCCGATGTGAATTCATTGGAGGGAAGTTTGTCTATGCTGTCAAAGTGGACACCTCCAAAGGTTTCGAATTATGTCCTGCAGACGTGTGCCAGGTGGATGATTTATTCTGCCCGTCTGGAGAGAGGGAGGAAAAGCCCAAATTTCAAATCAGGGATGGGTATTCTGACGCGATCATCCAAAGATATGAAGCGTTTTTGCAAGAAAATGGGATCGATGTGGCCGGGATAGAATTCATCGAGGATCAAGAAGGCACCAAGTACACATATGATGTGAATACCAATACGAATTATAACAGGGATGCCGAAGTGGAATATGGACGGTATGGCATGCTGGAATTGGCTAAACATCTTGGACAACGTTTGAATAGGGTGTGAGAGTTGACTCCCCGGTATCAGATGCCGGGGAGTCAACTTATTTTGTATGGATGAAAATACATTTTTCTGTAACGGTTTGTGCTTTAATATGGTAAAATTTCAATCGTGGGGACAATTTTTTGAAAGGCCAAAGGGTACGAAGATGATCTTTAATCAGGATGTAATCAATAACTTTTTTTATATCATTTTAAGTATATTTTTCATTTTTTTCCTTGTTGAAAAAATTCGATTGCACCAATGGTATGCGAGGGCAGCCACATTTGTATCATTCAGTATTGCCATCATCCTGTGCATGCTGTCGCCGATTTATCAAAACCAGTATTGCGTCCATGATTTGCGGATGATCCCGTTTGTTCTCGGTATCTTGTACAGTGGCCCAGTCACAGGGTTTGCCCTGCTGGTTGTATTATTGGTATCAAGGACAATGATCTACAGCTGGAGCGCTGTGGCATTCGTCATCTACGTTGTTATTTTTGTCCTGACCGTCGCAGCCATGAAATGGTTCCGTTTTTCCATGCTTGCAAGCCGCAACAAAATACTGTTTTCAGTGGTGCTATTTACGGTGCACTCGATCCTTGCTGCCTTAATTGCGAAGGCGATGACGGTTTTTGTTATCGATAAAAGCTATTTCATCAATTTCATCTTACTGCCTTCAGTCGGGATGCTCATTCTTACATACATAAGCGAAACACTGTTAAAGCAGATGCAAATCAAGCAAGCACTAGTAAAGATAGAAAAGATGGAAGTGCTGTCCCAATTGGCGGCAAGCATTTCCCATGAGGTCAAGAATCCTTTGACGGTGATTAAAGGGTTCTTAAGGCTCCTGAATCAGGACAATCTTCCGCCTGGAAAGAAAGAACAATATTTGAAAATCGCTTCATCTGAGTTGAACCGGGCTGAAGAAATCATCGATGATTACCTGACATTTGCGAAGCCCGACCCGGAGCAGGTGGAAAGCATCTCCATCGCCGAACAGCTCCATAAGCTTGCCGATATGGTCGAGCCCTTAAGCAATCAACAATCGGTGCTGGTCCAAAAGCAAATCGACGATGCGACGATTCTCGGGAACACGAGAAGTTTTCAGCAGGCGTTTCTGAACATCATCAAAAACGCCATTGAATCCATGCCTGAAGGAGGAGAACTCACCATCGGCTCTGAGGTGAGGAAGGGGAACGTCCACCTTCTCATCAAAGACACGGGCATGGGCATGACACCTGAACAAAAAGCCCGGCTTGGTGAACCATACTTTTCCACAAAGGAAAAAGGGACAGGCCTTGGTCTCATGGTGTCCTATCGGATCATTGAAGCCATGGGGGGAAGCATTTCGGTTGAAAGCAGGGTATCGAAAGGAACAAGCTTTCATATCGTGTTTCCTCTTAATTGAGTTGAAAAACCTTCATCTTTTTAGGTGAAGGTTTTTTCTGCGTTCCTGATCAGCCGCCTGCGCATTTCGATTGTCCAGCTCCGGCGGCTAGCCCCTCGAGGTCACAACGGATAAATCCCATAAGGCAAAGAGCGCCTTTGGGGATTTCCCAGTTGTACTTGTCGGGGCTGCCCAAGCCGCCTGCGCATTTCGATTGTCCAGCTCCGGCGGCTAGCCCCTCGAGGTCACAACGGATAAATCCCATAAGGCAAAGAGCGCCTTTGGGGATTTCCCAGTTGTACTTGTCGGGGCTGCCCAAGCCGCCTGCGCATTTCGATTGTCCAGCTCCGGCGGCTAGCCCCTCGAGGTCACAACGGATAAATCCCATAAGGCAAAGAGCGCCTTTTGGGATTTCCCAGTTGTGCTTGTCGGGGCTCCCAAGCCGCCTGCGCTTTTCTTATTGAACTTTCCTTAATTATCTGATAATATATATTCCTGCTCCTAAACGCCTACATAATTTTTACAGATTTCGATATGTCTATTTAGTTCTGTTTATCCATAGAGCGTCGTTACCTTTATGGAAGTGACAGGATGTTTTTTTCTCCATTGCGGCTAAAACATTTGGAAGGAGAAATGTATGACGAAGGAATCGAACCATCATCCCGATTTTAAAATTGAATCTGAACGGTTAGCGTTCACGAAACGTTACATCGACGTTGTGATTGATACATCCCAGACGAGTAAGGAAAAGTATAAGGAAAACATGGAAAAAGCTTTTGGAGATATTGATTGGGGCGAGTCCAGTGCTGCCTACATCGATATCTTGACGAACTCAAGCTTTTTTGAGATGTCCAAAGAAGAATTGGAGTCGCTTACGAAAGCAAAGTCGAAGCCGTATTTTGCACGGATTGATTTCCAGCATGAGGGTTCGGATAAGGTGGAGAAGCACTATATCGGGAAGACCTCCCTGTATCAGCGGGAGAATCAAGAACAAATCATCGTGGACTGGCGGTCTCCCATCGCGAATCTGTATTACGAAGGAAGGATCGGCGATGTATCGTATGAGGCTGAAGATGAGACGTATGAAGGAGACTTGTCACTCAAGCGTCAATACATGGTCGAGGATGGCCTTCTGGAGGAAATCCGCGATATTG
The nucleotide sequence above comes from Bacillus sp. KH172YL63. Encoded proteins:
- the mscL gene encoding large conductance mechanosensitive channel protein MscL, which codes for MAGEWEMWSEFKQFISRGNVFELAIAVIIGSAFSKIVESLVQDFMMPAIGILFGGINFEGIHLRIGAEVIEVGKFLSALVDFLLVAMSIFLMIKVVNHLKGGAQPYKVKQTTNLEVLQEIRDILKDDGKGEDNQSLLKPGDHLPKSGMKIQMRSDRKLK
- a CDS encoding sensor histidine kinase → MIFNQDVINNFFYIILSIFFIFFLVEKIRLHQWYARAATFVSFSIAIILCMLSPIYQNQYCVHDLRMIPFVLGILYSGPVTGFALLVVLLVSRTMIYSWSAVAFVIYVVIFVLTVAAMKWFRFSMLASRNKILFSVVLFTVHSILAALIAKAMTVFVIDKSYFINFILLPSVGMLILTYISETLLKQMQIKQALVKIEKMEVLSQLAASISHEVKNPLTVIKGFLRLLNQDNLPPGKKEQYLKIASSELNRAEEIIDDYLTFAKPDPEQVESISIAEQLHKLADMVEPLSNQQSVLVQKQIDDATILGNTRSFQQAFLNIIKNAIESMPEGGELTIGSEVRKGNVHLLIKDTGMGMTPEQKARLGEPYFSTKEKGTGLGLMVSYRIIEAMGGSISVESRVSKGTSFHIVFPLN
- a CDS encoding LacI family DNA-binding transcriptional regulator; translated protein: MTNIRSIAKLAGVSVSTVSRVLNEHPYVKEEKRQKVLEAVEQLNYIKNANAVHLSKGKTYSIGVVLPYLNLPYFGEILQGIAGEALKHGYHVQLFQTNYDRGAELEAFHRLKMKEVDGLILTSRSNPIDVLTPYIGPDVVMCENIHEPMCKKVFINHYKGIRDGVDYLHSKGHTRIGLCLHRTFGTNSEERIRGFHDSLESASESARSEWIFNECYDLQDGRNVVRTWAQLKERPTAIIATSDQVASGIIAEAGKRGIRIPEDLAVLSFDNHPIADALDITSFEVPIRKMGEESFRLFLERDNPNPVILETVLFERSSV
- a CDS encoding winged helix-turn-helix transcriptional regulator, which codes for METKLCPKYASAFELLGKRWIGLMIKVLFDGECRFKDLHGKIPNISQKVLTDRLKELEEAGIVHRDVVDGKPVKVLYSLTDKGMELKPVMDAVQDWAMKWVGQE
- a CDS encoding ATP-grasp domain-containing protein; the encoded protein is MKKIHIIHENNEWTRHLTARLDELQLPYEEWFLDQGIVNLSEEPPEGIYYNRISASSHTRNHRFAPELTESVLSWLERHGRTVLNGSRALRLEVSKVNQYMALNASGIKTPKTIAAVGKKQIIEAAEKLSETSFITKHNRAGKGLGVRLFHSVEALKAYVDSDDFEEPLDGTTLIQQYIESPDASITRCEFIGGKFVYAVKVDTSKGFELCPADVCQVDDLFCPSGEREEKPKFQIRDGYSDAIIQRYEAFLQENGIDVAGIEFIEDQEGTKYTYDVNTNTNYNRDAEVEYGRYGMLELAKHLGQRLNRV